The following are from one region of the Paenibacillus sp. JZ16 genome:
- a CDS encoding SDR family NAD(P)-dependent oxidoreductase, with amino-acid sequence MKMDLTDKIALITGAAGQLGRVMVRTLAECGADVVIHYRGSQAKAEELQREVESMGRRAFPVQADVTDQASVNAMRDAVLAHFGVLPHIIVANAVESYQWTSVLQQAPEDYESQFQSCVMQSVYLAKAFVPAMIERQGGRFIGINTECSIQNFPSQSAYVAGKRGMDGVYRVLAKEIGEHGITVNQVAPGWTISDRDRENGTEHSASYEASVPLKRRGTDQEIANAVAFLASDLSSFITGAYIPVCGGNVMVGI; translated from the coding sequence ATGAAGATGGATTTGACGGATAAAATTGCGTTAATTACGGGAGCCGCAGGCCAATTAGGGCGTGTCATGGTCAGAACCTTGGCGGAATGCGGCGCGGATGTGGTTATCCATTACCGGGGGAGCCAAGCCAAGGCAGAAGAGCTTCAGCGCGAAGTAGAGTCGATGGGAAGACGGGCTTTCCCGGTGCAAGCCGATGTGACGGATCAAGCTTCCGTGAATGCCATGCGGGATGCGGTGCTTGCACACTTCGGCGTGCTGCCCCATATCATTGTTGCCAATGCCGTCGAATCCTATCAATGGACATCCGTCTTGCAGCAAGCGCCGGAAGATTATGAGAGTCAGTTCCAATCCTGTGTCATGCAAAGCGTCTACCTGGCGAAAGCTTTTGTTCCTGCCATGATCGAGCGTCAAGGCGGCCGGTTCATCGGGATCAATACCGAATGTTCGATCCAAAACTTCCCGAGCCAATCGGCTTATGTTGCGGGAAAACGCGGCATGGACGGTGTCTACCGCGTGCTCGCCAAAGAGATCGGCGAGCACGGGATCACCGTCAACCAGGTCGCGCCGGGCTGGACGATCAGCGACCGCGATCGGGAGAACGGAACCGAGCACAGCGCCTCCTATGAGGCCTCCGTTCCATTGAAGCGCCGCGGAACGGACCAGGAGATTGCCAATGCCGTGGCATTCCTGGCTTCGGACTTGTCGTCGTTTATTACCGGGGCATATATTCCAGTGTGTGGCGGGAATGTGATGGTGGGAATCTAG
- a CDS encoding SPL family radical SAM protein, with product MKQEVLYKTPKTLLNKGTGFLNGYSHTLNPYTGCTFACSYCYVRQMPVSIFRNQEWGSWVDVKVESAAILRKELKRAKSKGPVTIFMSSSTDPYQPVEAKEEVTRALLEVMVSEPPDFLLVQTRSPLVRRDVDLLQQLGERVRVSMTVETDREEIRKHFTPSAPPIQARLKTLELLRDAGIPAQAAIAPVLPSTEAFPQILRPLVHRVCIDDYFMGDGSGGKRTKRLPVQALYEELGEQEWYDPAAYRTVYYRFSREFPEEQLFVSQKGFEP from the coding sequence GTGAAACAAGAAGTGCTCTACAAAACGCCGAAGACCCTGCTCAATAAAGGAACGGGATTCCTGAATGGATACAGCCATACCTTGAATCCGTATACGGGCTGCACCTTCGCTTGTTCTTATTGCTATGTCCGGCAAATGCCGGTATCGATATTCCGCAATCAGGAATGGGGAAGCTGGGTTGACGTTAAGGTTGAATCTGCTGCTATCCTCCGAAAAGAACTGAAGCGTGCCAAGTCCAAGGGACCTGTCACGATTTTCATGTCTTCCAGCACCGATCCTTACCAGCCGGTTGAGGCCAAGGAAGAAGTGACACGCGCATTGCTTGAGGTGATGGTCAGCGAACCCCCGGATTTTCTGCTCGTACAGACGCGCAGTCCGTTGGTCCGGCGGGATGTTGATCTGCTGCAGCAGTTGGGAGAACGCGTGCGGGTAAGCATGACGGTCGAGACGGACCGCGAGGAGATACGCAAGCATTTTACGCCGTCAGCGCCGCCGATCCAAGCGAGACTGAAAACCCTCGAGCTGCTGAGGGACGCGGGGATTCCCGCTCAGGCAGCTATTGCCCCCGTGCTTCCGAGCACGGAGGCTTTCCCGCAGATCCTGCGGCCGCTCGTTCATCGCGTGTGCATCGACGATTATTTCATGGGGGATGGCAGTGGCGGGAAACGTACGAAAAGACTGCCTGTTCAGGCTCTGTACGAGGAGCTTGGGGAGCAGGAATGGTACGACCCCGCTGCTTATCGAACGGTCTACTATCGATTTAGCCGGGAGTTTCCGGAGGAGCAGTTGTTTGTGAGCCAGAAGGGTTTTGAACCTTAA
- a CDS encoding 2OG-Fe(II) oxygenase encodes MPNSLPQRIAGLDWTGIQGALDEQGYAVVPKVLLPDECAEIINTYSEEERFRSTINMARHRFGLGEYKYYQAPLPEPLQQLREGFYPELALTANRWLTQLGHEERYPVSLDEFLGMCHAQGQERSTPLILKYEEGGYNCLHQDLYGDEFFPFQVVFVLNEKEVDYTGGEFLLIEQRPRAQSRGHVITLEQGAGLIFPTNHRPVQGTRGYYRTTLRHGVGTITSGTRYSLGIIFHDAK; translated from the coding sequence ATGCCTAATTCATTGCCGCAACGAATAGCAGGGCTCGATTGGACGGGGATACAAGGAGCTTTGGATGAGCAGGGATATGCGGTTGTTCCAAAGGTGCTGCTGCCTGACGAGTGTGCGGAGATTATCAACACGTATTCGGAAGAGGAGCGGTTTCGCAGCACGATCAATATGGCTAGGCACCGGTTTGGGCTAGGAGAGTACAAGTATTATCAAGCTCCGCTGCCAGAACCACTGCAGCAGCTTCGGGAAGGCTTTTATCCTGAGCTAGCGTTGACCGCTAACCGCTGGTTGACGCAGCTTGGACATGAGGAGAGGTATCCGGTGAGCTTGGATGAGTTTCTTGGCATGTGCCATGCGCAGGGGCAAGAGCGTTCGACGCCGTTGATTTTGAAATATGAAGAGGGCGGCTATAATTGCTTGCATCAGGATTTGTACGGAGATGAATTTTTCCCGTTTCAAGTAGTGTTTGTTCTGAATGAGAAGGAAGTCGATTACACGGGAGGAGAGTTTCTGCTCATCGAGCAGCGGCCGCGGGCACAGAGCCGGGGACATGTGATCACGTTGGAACAAGGAGCGGGTCTAATCTTTCCGACCAACCATCGTCCTGTTCAGGGAACGCGAGGGTATTACCGGACCACGCTCCGGCATGGCGTCGGCACCATTACGTCGGGGACCCGATACAGCCTCGGGATTATTTTTCATGATGCCAAGTAG
- a CDS encoding methylated-DNA--[protein]-cysteine S-methyltransferase, protein MKSNHSITINWTQLCHDNWNVYIAATEQGLCYVGSPDKPLTELENWVQAKFPGCELVQNDEAMQPYAAELVEYFQGKRARFEVAMDYKGTAFQMAVWNALCQIPYGQTFTYSDIANQIGKPAAVRAVGAAIGANPLLITVPCHRVIGKSGALTGYRGGLAMKTRLLELEGERSRMREKVNNA, encoded by the coding sequence ATGAAATCCAATCATTCGATTACCATTAACTGGACCCAACTGTGTCATGATAACTGGAACGTATACATCGCGGCGACGGAGCAAGGCTTATGTTACGTCGGATCACCGGATAAACCTTTAACAGAGCTGGAGAACTGGGTACAGGCGAAATTCCCTGGCTGTGAACTCGTGCAGAACGATGAAGCCATGCAGCCGTATGCTGCCGAGTTGGTGGAGTATTTTCAGGGGAAACGCGCTCGGTTTGAGGTGGCTATGGATTATAAGGGGACCGCGTTTCAAATGGCGGTATGGAATGCGCTGTGCCAGATCCCGTATGGACAAACCTTCACGTATTCGGACATCGCCAACCAGATTGGAAAGCCGGCAGCTGTTCGAGCTGTAGGAGCGGCTATAGGCGCTAATCCGCTGCTGATAACCGTGCCTTGTCATCGGGTAATTGGAAAAAGCGGTGCATTGACGGGGTATCGCGGTGGGCTTGCCATGAAGACCCGGCTGCTGGAGCTTGAGGGTGAGCGATCCAGGATGAGGGAGAAGGTGAATAATGCCTAA
- a CDS encoding bifunctional transcriptional activator/DNA repair enzyme AdaA has translation MANRIQPTEAQWKAIINNDKDSDGKFFYAVQTTKIFCRPSCKSRPPKFENVRVFQSADEAKAERFRPCKRCKPTGERLPDHEWIELVTEYIDKHYIDHLSLDVLADVSHGSPYHLHRIFKRVKGQTPMEYIQDYRIGKAKELLTNSSLAISDIGHKVGMENTAYFITLFKKKTGMTPLSYRAQYLKNTNAEVQDHEIQSFDYH, from the coding sequence GTGGCAAACCGAATACAACCGACCGAAGCCCAGTGGAAGGCCATTATCAACAACGACAAGGATAGTGACGGCAAGTTTTTCTATGCAGTGCAGACAACGAAAATTTTCTGCAGGCCATCCTGTAAATCCAGACCCCCGAAGTTTGAAAATGTGCGCGTGTTTCAATCGGCGGATGAAGCGAAAGCCGAGCGCTTCCGGCCATGCAAAAGGTGCAAGCCGACGGGCGAGCGTTTACCGGACCATGAATGGATTGAACTTGTCACCGAGTATATCGATAAACACTATATAGATCATTTGTCGCTTGATGTCTTGGCCGATGTGAGCCACGGCAGTCCGTACCATCTGCACCGGATATTTAAGCGCGTCAAAGGTCAGACCCCGATGGAATACATTCAGGATTACCGGATCGGCAAGGCCAAGGAGCTCCTGACAAATTCCAGCTTGGCCATTTCGGATATCGGCCATAAGGTGGGCATGGAGAATACGGCTTATTTTATCACGTTGTTTAAGAAGAAGACGGGGATGACGCCCCTTAGTTATCGCGCGCAATATTTAAAAAATACAAATGCGGAGGTGCAAGATCATGAAATCCAATCATTCGATTACCATTAA
- a CDS encoding DNA-3-methyladenine glycosylase 2 yields MQEPNHNHDDKPYTMENHLPRASWEDHAGAIRLFVPKEFSFTENLNYLQRSPNECLYHIRNDSIYRAIPLEGDIAVIEVSAEPKAQAILVRFLGNTAPSDPCKRAEVAGYVRDWFDLNTDLVPFYNMAEADPLLSQAVQSFYGLRNMGIPDLFEALCWGILGQQINLAYAYTLKRRFVEAFGRRVECEGEVYWIFPRPEDIAHLFVEDLDGLRMTVKKGEYLIGVAQLMVEGKLTKEQLLEAGSLKQAEKQLVSIRGIGPWTANYVLMRCLRMPAAFPIDDVGLHNAIKHLLGLEAKPTKKEILQLSAAWANWESYATFYLWRFLY; encoded by the coding sequence ATGCAGGAGCCAAACCACAACCATGACGATAAGCCATATACAATGGAGAATCATCTCCCCCGGGCCAGCTGGGAAGATCATGCCGGAGCCATCAGGCTGTTCGTACCGAAGGAGTTCAGTTTTACGGAGAACCTCAATTATTTGCAAAGATCGCCGAACGAATGTCTTTATCATATCCGGAATGACAGCATCTACCGGGCTATCCCACTTGAGGGTGACATCGCTGTGATTGAAGTCAGCGCGGAGCCTAAGGCGCAAGCCATCCTTGTTCGGTTTTTGGGGAATACGGCCCCCTCCGATCCCTGCAAGCGGGCGGAAGTAGCGGGTTATGTCCGGGACTGGTTCGATCTGAATACCGATCTCGTACCGTTCTATAACATGGCGGAAGCAGATCCATTGCTCAGTCAAGCCGTTCAATCCTTCTATGGACTTCGCAACATGGGCATTCCCGATCTGTTCGAAGCTTTGTGCTGGGGCATCCTGGGGCAGCAGATTAACCTGGCCTATGCCTATACGTTAAAAAGACGTTTCGTTGAAGCCTTCGGCCGCCGCGTGGAGTGTGAAGGAGAGGTTTATTGGATCTTCCCGAGACCTGAGGACATAGCACATCTGTTTGTTGAAGACCTGGACGGGCTTCGTATGACCGTAAAAAAAGGCGAGTATCTTATTGGAGTCGCTCAGCTTATGGTCGAAGGGAAATTGACGAAGGAGCAGCTGCTTGAAGCAGGCAGCTTGAAACAAGCGGAGAAACAATTAGTCAGCATCCGCGGGATCGGACCGTGGACGGCCAACTATGTGCTGATGCGCTGTTTGCGAATGCCGGCTGCATTTCCTATCGATGATGTCGGTCTGCACAATGCCATCAAACATCTGCTCGGCTTGGAGGCGAAACCGACGAAGAAGGAAATACTGCAGCTATCGGCAGCATGGGCGAACTGGGAATCCTACGCCACCTTTTATCTGTGGAGGTTTCTTTATTAA
- a CDS encoding DUF3574 domain-containing protein yields MKRKGWLIAFAAALLLTLIVVPVQQSFSAEGNPTATAITQSALNDQFHLDHVVKIYVPSTVKGDIPITDAAHQKFVDQTLTKLSGWFGGATAIPGEGAWVDNNKTLIKEKVTIVYAFAEKLDKDSLNQVVDYAKKLKDDLSQSAISLEVDGKLYFIE; encoded by the coding sequence ATGAAGAGAAAAGGTTGGCTTATCGCATTCGCAGCGGCATTATTGTTAACACTTATCGTAGTACCGGTTCAGCAGTCTTTCAGCGCAGAGGGCAATCCAACGGCAACCGCCATTACACAGAGCGCGCTGAACGATCAGTTCCACTTGGATCATGTCGTTAAGATTTACGTGCCTTCAACGGTAAAGGGTGACATTCCGATTACGGATGCAGCTCATCAGAAGTTTGTCGACCAAACGCTGACGAAGCTGTCCGGCTGGTTTGGCGGGGCAACTGCGATTCCGGGCGAAGGGGCATGGGTGGACAATAACAAAACCCTGATCAAGGAAAAAGTAACGATCGTGTACGCGTTTGCCGAGAAGCTTGATAAGGACTCGCTTAATCAAGTGGTGGACTATGCGAAGAAGCTTAAGGACGATTTGTCGCAATCCGCGATCTCACTCGAGGTTGACGGCAAATTGTATTTCATCGAGTAG
- a CDS encoding ATP synthase beta subunit C-terminal domain-containing protein: MDNLKLNVSLLRQRVPNLTSAAKSVGLRPATVSNLCTGKIPVGRAEVRTIAALASLAKCSLDELILRGESVEMIETGIKPLDLFAPLAKGGTVGLVARPGMGQLVLLGELFHHFKQEGYMTILLKPEGEYPELQDMLNDVERVAYSIEETYSIVANANTDHEIVFAADREHVLTGKIYDLQERFQEEGIQHITTFLVDLKGAAVDEDMPYGPLETLWYFDADLAARHMFPAVNPLYSTSSVSEGVHLEQVHLAVQQRAQKLLRRYRELRSLVQVRGLQAIPASETEVYERGARLEAYLTQPFYVAEAYTGLPGERVHLQDTLHDVQAILNGSMDHRSVESLSWIGTLK, encoded by the coding sequence TTGGACAATCTGAAGCTGAATGTATCACTTTTACGACAAAGAGTTCCGAACCTGACCAGCGCAGCCAAATCCGTGGGATTACGGCCGGCCACGGTCTCCAACCTATGTACAGGGAAAATTCCCGTTGGTCGGGCGGAAGTCCGCACCATTGCCGCATTGGCATCTCTGGCAAAATGCAGTCTGGATGAACTGATTCTGCGTGGAGAAAGTGTGGAGATGATTGAAACCGGCATCAAACCGCTTGATCTATTTGCTCCTTTGGCAAAAGGGGGTACCGTAGGTCTGGTCGCCCGTCCCGGAATGGGCCAACTGGTGCTGCTTGGTGAGTTGTTTCATCACTTCAAGCAGGAAGGGTATATGACGATTTTGCTAAAGCCGGAAGGCGAATATCCAGAGCTGCAGGACATGCTGAATGACGTAGAACGGGTAGCTTATTCTATAGAAGAAACCTATTCCATTGTGGCGAATGCGAATACCGATCATGAGATTGTGTTTGCAGCGGACAGGGAGCACGTCTTGACCGGCAAAATCTATGATCTTCAGGAACGTTTTCAAGAAGAGGGCATACAGCACATCACGACGTTTCTTGTGGACCTCAAAGGTGCGGCTGTGGATGAAGACATGCCTTACGGCCCGCTGGAGACACTGTGGTATTTCGATGCCGATCTGGCGGCAAGACATATGTTTCCTGCCGTAAACCCGTTATACTCTACCTCTTCCGTATCGGAAGGCGTGCACCTGGAGCAGGTTCATTTAGCGGTCCAACAGCGGGCCCAGAAGCTGCTGCGCCGTTATCGCGAGCTGCGTTCACTGGTTCAAGTACGAGGATTGCAGGCCATTCCGGCATCCGAGACAGAGGTTTATGAGCGGGGAGCACGGCTTGAGGCGTATCTGACGCAGCCTTTTTACGTTGCGGAGGCTTATACCGGTTTACCGGGCGAGCGGGTGCATTTGCAGGATACGCTGCATGATGTTCAAGCTATTTTGAATGGAAGTATGGATCATCGATCAGTGGAGAGTTTATCTTGGATCGGGACGCTAAAATAG
- a CDS encoding alpha/beta fold hydrolase, whose protein sequence is MQLYETMVNNQGVHIHVTEVHRDLRNEQTSLVVIPGLSESAEDYIAIMEKLSPRHIVIITLRGRGRSDSPASGYTLEDHISDIDAAIRHLELEHFVLMGYSRGVSYQLGYAVQNPERIQGLIIGDYPAVHTELPAGWVEFFTSLPPWRGKKLSDRMKISALQALQQESAKVEMWNDLTRLTCPVLIIRGVKPHPGLSLEAVEQYKLALPQAIIVAFEEHDHNIFEPDVDLFVRTADSFLKKIRKNHQSIT, encoded by the coding sequence ATGCAGTTATACGAGACCATGGTCAATAACCAAGGGGTACATATTCATGTGACGGAGGTACATCGGGATCTTAGGAACGAACAAACCTCACTGGTCGTCATCCCGGGACTGTCCGAGTCGGCTGAGGATTATATCGCCATTATGGAAAAGCTGTCGCCCAGGCATATTGTTATCATCACGCTTCGCGGCCGGGGCCGAAGTGACTCGCCTGCTTCGGGTTATACGCTCGAAGACCATATCAGCGACATTGATGCGGCGATTCGTCATCTTGAACTTGAGCATTTCGTACTCATGGGATATTCTCGAGGGGTGTCCTATCAATTAGGCTACGCCGTTCAGAATCCGGAACGCATTCAAGGTTTGATCATCGGGGACTATCCTGCGGTTCATACCGAGCTGCCTGCGGGATGGGTGGAGTTCTTCACGTCGCTGCCCCCTTGGAGAGGAAAGAAGCTGTCTGACCGAATGAAAATATCGGCTTTACAGGCACTGCAGCAGGAATCGGCTAAGGTCGAAATGTGGAACGACCTAACTAGACTGACTTGCCCGGTCCTTATTATCCGTGGCGTAAAACCACATCCCGGGTTATCATTAGAAGCAGTGGAACAATATAAGCTTGCGTTGCCTCAGGCAATCATTGTAGCGTTCGAGGAGCACGATCACAATATTTTTGAACCGGATGTGGATTTGTTTGTCCGCACCGCAGACTCTTTTCTGAAAAAGATTAGGAAGAACCATCAATCAATCACTTAA
- a CDS encoding acetamidase/formamidase family protein, protein MATLITAVKGESWMSQVHMLQPDIHTLHGFFSRELEPALYIQSGDTVVYQTLDAGWGLEKRAAPGAARMKFTKRKPERQEKQFGHALLGPVHIQGAKPGLTLEIQINEIVPGSWGWTSAGGYPSYWNEKLGMAHAKEVTLDFELDLKTMTGRSQFGNFKYSVGLKPFMGIMGMPPNEKGQHTTFAPRPYGGNLDCKELTAGSTLYLPIPVDGGLFSTGDGHAAQGDGEVSGPALECPMEKASLTFHVRDDMPITMPRAKTSTGWLTMGFHEDLDEAMWMALSGMLDLMTELYSISRTEAYAYATLTVDIRVTQIVNTCKGVHAFLPFGALR, encoded by the coding sequence ATGGCCACTCTGATTACGGCTGTGAAGGGAGAAAGTTGGATGTCACAGGTTCATATGTTACAACCGGATATTCATACGCTTCATGGATTTTTCAGCAGGGAATTGGAACCCGCCCTATACATACAATCTGGGGATACTGTCGTGTATCAAACCTTAGATGCGGGTTGGGGACTGGAGAAACGTGCTGCCCCAGGCGCGGCGAGAATGAAGTTTACGAAGCGCAAGCCGGAGCGGCAGGAGAAGCAATTCGGGCATGCGTTATTGGGTCCCGTCCATATTCAAGGGGCTAAACCCGGGCTTACATTGGAGATTCAGATCAACGAGATCGTTCCCGGATCATGGGGATGGACCTCTGCCGGAGGTTATCCGAGCTATTGGAACGAGAAGCTGGGCATGGCCCACGCCAAGGAAGTGACGCTGGACTTTGAATTGGATCTCAAGACCATGACAGGCAGAAGCCAGTTCGGAAATTTCAAGTATAGCGTCGGCCTGAAGCCGTTTATGGGAATCATGGGCATGCCGCCGAATGAAAAAGGTCAGCATACGACTTTTGCACCGCGCCCTTATGGAGGAAATCTTGATTGCAAAGAATTAACGGCCGGCAGCACCTTGTATCTGCCGATCCCGGTGGATGGCGGGCTGTTCTCAACAGGGGATGGACATGCGGCTCAGGGAGACGGCGAAGTTAGCGGTCCCGCCCTGGAATGCCCCATGGAGAAGGCGAGTCTAACCTTTCATGTCCGAGACGACATGCCCATAACGATGCCCAGGGCCAAGACAAGTACCGGCTGGCTTACGATGGGGTTTCACGAGGACCTGGACGAAGCCATGTGGATGGCATTAAGCGGGATGCTTGATCTCATGACCGAGCTTTACTCTATTTCAAGAACGGAGGCATATGCCTATGCCACCTTGACGGTCGATATAAGGGTAACCCAGATCGTGAACACATGTAAGGGCGTGCACGCATTTTTACCTTTTGGGGCATTGAGGTAA